CCAGATGGTTAACGTACTTAACTTCCATAATCGTATCCTCTTTCCCCGCCAGAAAATAGACCGGTTGCGGGAGACGGGAGACAATCTGGGGTAAAAGATGAACTTCGCTGATAGTGGTGGTTTCCAAAAGTGATCCTAGGGCTGCTTGGTAATCGGCCCGGACAAAATCAATCACTCGCTGTTTGCCCCATTTTTTACTTAGGGTTTGCTTGACCATCATCCGCGAGAATAAAACATCAATCAAGGGAACACTAGGCAACCAAGGCGGTCTTCTCTGTAAAATCTGTCTTCCAGCTTCCCGAAATCGCTCAAATTCCTCCTTTAGATAGATGCCGCCGCCGGCATTCATACAGATTACCCCTTTAATGCGTTCAGGACAGATATCCGCGGCCCACAAAGCCACACTGCCACCGAGGGAATGACCGACTAACCAAGCAGCATCGAGGTTTAAGCGGTTAAGAAGGGTGATAACGTCTTGGGAGTAGGATTCAAGATTATAACTACTAGGAGGACTGTTAGAGGTGATTTTTTGGGAGTCGCCAAAGCCCCGGAGATCGTAAACTAGACAGGGATAATCTGGGGAGAGAATATCTACCAAAGGCTGCCAGTAGTGACGACTCAGCAGCCAACCGTGTATAAAGACTAAAACCGGTTTATCCGCTCGGGGCGAAAATAACTCGTAACTGTGGGATACTCCCGATATGTCGATGGTAGGCATATAATCAATCTCAACCTAAATTAAACCGTTGATAGGGGTTACTAGGAAAACTTCTAGGGAAAAATAACTGTATTTAGCCTTGTTTATAGAGCAGAATCAGGGAAGCTTAGGATATTCCCCCCTATAGCTGATGACTAACCGCTATAGACAATTTCAAAAGCTTCTACTTAAAGTATAAAACACTGGAGATACCTCTCTAAAATAGGATAAAAACCCTAGACCAGGATTCATCTATGAAATGCGATCGCTTTTTGACTTTTTCCCTAGTGTTAAGTCTGGGATTAGCTTTTCCCCCCTCTTTACCCGCTCAAAATCCCCCCGCTACCACCTTTCAACCAGGTCCTTGGCAGCCGGTTGCGAGGGTGAATATCAGTCGTCCTGTGGAGATTAAAATTATCAATCAAACCGATATTGACCTCAATTATGACCTATCGGCCAATATTGATTCCTCTCCCCAATTATTATCTCCTGGTACGGAGACAACTCTAAGAGGTTTGGTAATTCCAGCATATATTCTGATTAATCGAGCTAATGCCGCCGCGGATCGCTATTCTTCTAGTTTAATCTATGCCGTAGAGGTCAATGATGATAATTTAGTCACGATTACTGTCACCAAAGTTCCGGGGAGTACCCCCGGTTATACCACCTTTAACATCAATCAACAGGGTGCTATTTATATTTACTAGCTCTAGCTTAGGGCGATCAGACTACAATTATATGATCGCGATCGAGATTTATTTGAGATCGATCGACAATTGTAACGTTTTAGTCAATTAACGGTAATTTCCGCCCCACGGAGGTTAAGTTAATAGGGGTCTAACTCCCAAATTAGCCTACAAAAGATTAAAAAATCTCCTACAAACCTGGCGAGGACAAGCATGAATACAATCACTAATTTTTTAGCTAGTGCTATTGTCGGTGGTTGGATTATGACTATGGCAGTTTTTGCCATCCAAAATATCCAACCAGTTTCTTTAAAGTTTCTACAATTTGAGTCAATTAAACTACCCATCGGCATTTTATTGGCTTTTTCTTTGGCAATGGGATTTTTTATCGCCGCAGTTATTCCCGCTTTTTTGCGAAAGTCGAAAAAATCTCCTCGCAGTCGCTTTTCTCCCCCAGAATCGGGGTTAGACGAGTTTGATTTTTAAATAGGACTGTCTGAATAATAGCAAATCCGTTTTTAATAGTCTGGTTAACTCCCAAGCGAACTTTAAAAACCCACTTCCCACTTCCCACAGCCTAGGATTATAAAGGGAAGATTTGAGCGAAATTTTGAGAAATAGTTTTAGCTTTCAATTCACTGACGAAATTTTTACGAGGAGCTGCCGTCGCTCCGAATACAGTAACTATTTGGTAATCTCCTAAATCAGCAATCCACACAGGAGAAGGTTTAGCTCCACCACTGACTTTACCACAGAGATTACCATCATATTCTCTTTGACCATTTTTACTGGTAATTTTCAAAGTATCACTGTGAAGAATCGCTAAAGCATGGGGTTTACCTCTTTGTTCATTTCCTGCACAGACAAAAATTTGACAGTTACTATCGGCTGCATCAATCCATTGATTTTGTGAAACTTGATCTACTGTTCTGAGATTATTAGTATTGATATTGGTTTCACTAATGTTATCCAAAATACCATAAAAATCTCGCAATCTTTGCTGAAATTGTTGTTTAAAACCCTGCAGATCATTGGGAATTGCCCAAAAATCTTCTTCACTGTCAATATACAATGTCGAACCACGAAACCAGGGGGCGTGTTCACGACTTTTGCGAGAATAACTAGGTCGTCTTGCACCTTGACCAATACCACCCATATCAGCTAAAAACCAAGTCAAATGTTTAGCTAATTTTTTGACAGCTTCTTCTTTATCTTTTGGGGTTTCAGAAGATAAAGATAAAACTAAAGTTCCCTGTTGTTCACCACAGGGATCATTTTTACCCTGAGCATTGGTTCGAGGTTCTTTTTGGCTAACTTTACCATCAAGAATATTCACTTGTAGATAACCGTATTTTTTAGGATTAATACCGCCAAATAATTCAGTTTCAATGTTTTGAACTTCGTTAATAGGTAAAACTCCAGATGCCAAAACACGAAACCAGTATCGCAGCATCGATTTAAAGGCTGTCGGACGAACTTCTGCGACGGGTGCGCTCCGCATTTGCCATTCATTGCGTCGCTCATTCCATTGCCATTGGGTGAATCGTTGATAACCATGAATTAATTGACCTTCTAGCTCGAAATCCAAGCGATAAAACCCCGAATCATGGCTATTTTTATTATTATCAGGATGACTCGTATCATCAATTTGCTTTAATTGACCGTAACCACTATTTACTTGTGAACCTATGCCAAGCTGTAAACCTTTTTTAAGCCATTGTTTTACCTGTTCCAGTATCTTTTCATCACCACAGTTACTAGCTAGACGTAAACCAATTAAAAAAGTTGGTTCTTTGAGAGACAAAAAAGGATTAGGGTTAGGAGAATATTGCGTAGAGTCATCTTTCCATGACCAAATATTATTAGCCATGTCCACTTCTAATCCACCATTTTTAGTCGGTAAAGGATAGGCATCAAAAAAGATAACTTTACCCGTTTTATTTTTTTTCTCTTTGGCGTTTATATCACCAAAATAGAGAGTGGTTTTTTCCACAGCTTCTTTCCATTCCAGATTATTTTCCGCCATGATTTCTCGGATGGCTTGGTTTCTGGCAACACCGCGCAAGGTACTAGATGGAATATAGGGCATTCCGAGGGCATCAAAAGCAGGTAAAAGAATACTTTCCGGTCCACGATGACCACTGACACGAATACGCCAAGTGGATTTGACTTGAAAAGTGATTCCGTCTTTCGCTAACAGTTGGGTACGTTGATTGAGTTGGTCAAGACGCTGAGTATAGTTAGCATTTTCTTGGGCTGTTTGCAGAATTTGGACTTTGGTAGCGTCTTTGTAATCATGGTCAGCAGCACGCATCCAACGGAGATATTCGACAAAACTGGCTGATTGGTCAGGTTGAGGTTCCTTTTCGGCGTTTAACCAGGGTGAGGGTTGAGGAGGATTATTATTGCCGCCGCCACCACTGGGAGGCTTTTTGGGGGGTTGGTGGTTATTTTGCTGCTGTATAGCCGGATTTTTTAGGATGGGTTTTTGGGGGCGATTAGGGCGTGGTAAGGGGCTATGGGACATAATGATTATAATTTCCTTTCTGGTTCAATGAATGATAAAAACTGTGGTGACAATTTACCTGAGCTAGTCGCCACTTTCCACATCGGAATAGATGGCGTTAGCCCAGAAGCTAAATTCTTGGGCGATTTCCAAGCCTAAACCCGTTAGACCCAGATAATCATCGGTAGATAAATCTTTAAGAGTAGTTAATCCTTGAGAATTAGAAAGATGATTTCTTTGAGATAACTCTTCTAGGCATTGAAAATACTTGGCAACTACCTCTTTTTTTCCTTCTTGATTTAGGGCAGTTTCCTCGGCTTTTAGGCGCATCATTCCCCAAGTAGAAAGATAGGTATAAAGTTCAAGAGCTTGTTTTTTTTGTTCTTTGCGGCGACTATCATCACCAGTATTTAAGTACAATTCTTGTAAGGCATTGAACACGGGCTTGCTAATCGTTCTGGGGTCGAATGTCATGGTTATTTTGGCTCCAAACGTTAAAAAATATTCCCTGACCAAAGGGCATCAAGAGAGATGGCAATATCGGTAAATGTCGGGTTCAGGTTCCGAGTTTTATAGGGTAATTAGACAGCTTCTCTTATCTGTGCTTTCCCCTCGAAACGCTGACGGATAAAGTTGGACAACTCCTTGCCACTATCTCTGTGTAAAGGGAATTATGGACTCATTTCGAGAATATTAACCTTCGGTAATTCTACACGCCGATCGATTAAAATTACCCCGGCAATCATGCGGTGATAATCGACCACTGACTATTGAGCGATGGTGAGATTATCGGTCATAAATTACCTCTACAATTGTTGAACAAAACCGCGTCCTAAACTTTCCTGTCCACCTATTTGAATAATTTCATTATCTGCTAATAACCGTTTAAAATCAGCTTGTGATTGTTGTCCAGTTCCATTAGCTTGAGAGGTAATACCCCAAGGAAAATACATTAAGGTATCGGGGGGAATAGCTTCTTCATAACGAAATCCACCATCGACGGATTTATGCTCATCTAATTTAATTTTAACTTGTCTCCATAAACTCATTTGAATGAGAGTCGTGCAATGCTGATCGGGTAATACTAAGACTTTATTAATGCCACTGCTAACAGAGTTTTGGGGAATAAAACTTGTCCAAGTTGACCAGTCTTTTAGATCATTATCCTTGAGAATGGCATCCTTGAGATAGATGTTCGTGTTGGGCTTTGTAAAACTACAGCTATATTCGGGGGGAATTGTCAGACGAGTATTAGTTAATCTTGTCCAACGACGGAGAAGTAAAGGAGAAGTGATCCAGACGACACCGTGACTTAGAGAAGAGACGGGCAACCAGAGAATCGAGCCATCTCCTATCCAGATGTCTCCCTGTACCAAGTTTTCTGCACCTTGATCGATTTCATTACCGAATAACTTAAATTTTAGGGTTTCTTCGGTAGCTAAAGAACGGATTTTCCCGCGAATTGTACTGGAGGGAATATAGGGTAAAGTGGTATGGGATTCACGAGCAATACCGACTAGATTCCCCTCTTGAGTGGTTCCTCCGGTGTGTAGGGGAGAAAGTAGGTAAAAGTGAATTAAGTTCATGATTAATTAACCTGAGTTCAGCATAAGGAAAAGGACAGGTAGTAAGCTGAAAGTAACCTAAAATTCCGATAACCTGTCCTATATTTAGTCTAGATGCTTTATTTTATCTTGTAGATGATTTCTGTCACCAGTTTGAAGGGCATTGGCCGCAGAAGTTAAGTAAGTAGTTATAATTAAATTGAAGATAGATTTTGCCTCTGATCCCCCCTGCCCCCATTATTAAGGGGGGTGCCGATAGGCGGGGGGATCCCCCCTGCCCCCCTTATTAAGGGGGGTGTCTGACAACTTTTAACACCTACCTACTTATTGCATCATGGAGTAATCAAACGAGTAAGGGCAAAAAGTCTCTGTTTAAGTGAGATCATGACCATTTTGATTGCTTTTCATCAGAATCATTACCGCAATTTTCAGCACTTCTATCTCGATTCTGTAGGTTAACTATTCTCCTTATAGTTGATCCAAAGTAATTCTGAGTAGCCTAATTTGCGCCAGCGTTGGTGATATTCGGGACTATCGGGCTGATCTTGAAATAGGCGATCGGGTTGATTTAAATAGTATTGACTACCCGGGGGGGCGGCAAAGACTTGGGGGGCAGGAATGCTAGTATTTTCTTTTGATTGAATGCGGCAACTGATCGGGATAGCTCGATCGGTTGCGACACTGACTAAATGTCCTGCTTTCTGATTACTATTAACAGTATGGGCGAGTTTCCATTCCCAGGGCCAAGAGCGACAAATCGCTTGATTATTATCGTGACGGCGTTCGAAAATCCCGGGGGTAGCGAGATAGGCGATCGCTTTCCCCTCCGCTTGAAAATTCTTCCGCGATTGTTGTTTTAATTGTTCCCATTGTTGACCTAAATCATCGCATTTTTCCAGCATAACTCGGTGTCCTTCTCCTCCTAACCTTAAAGTTGTGGGAGTGGGAATATTAACATCGATTCCGATCGCTATACTCCAACCGGGTAGCATTCGGATCGCTTTTTCAACAAAGTATCCATCGGCATCTTTTAGCCGTTTGCTTCCGGGTTGCATGGCGTTATGGTAACGAATTTCTTCTCGCCAGGGTTTATCTTCTCCTTCGTGCTTTACTAACCACTGAGAGGGATCGATCGCTCCTGTTTTTAAATAATCGAGAATAACTTCAAAAGGTAGATACTGACGATATTTACTTTCGTTCTCTTCTTGCCCTTCATTTTCTCGATTTTGGCAATTTTTGCGAGGGTTAGCCTTAGCTAAGGGGGCAGGTTTCAATGGATCCCAAAATATATGGTTTTCTGAAATCGCTAAATTATCACTCCAAGAAATAGGAATTAATGGGTCAGAATTAGCGAATCCTAAAGGACGGGGTAGATATAAAGTATCTCCCGCAAAAGATAGGAATGGGCCGGTGATTTTAAAATAGCTATTTTTAGAGCGATTTAGTAAAGAGCTTAAAGCACCAGCGATCGTGTAACTGTTGGGGGGAAATGTACTTCCCGCCCAGGCTGTTTCCTTGGAGCTAAAGGGTTTCGCATCGCGGAGGAGAAGGACATCTAGGGGAGTGATTGTGTACCAATACATAAAAGGGAACCTCCGATCTTAATCTCTCTTTTTCGAGTCATAAAAGCTGCTAATTTCATCCAGCTATCCACGGCTTCCTTAAGATTGTTGGCATCATTTTCCGTGGTTAACCAAAGATGTTTGAGAAAGTTGCTTAGATCTTCTGGAAATTCTCTGTTGTCTGTTGTTAGATTTTCCTGACGGCTAGAGAAGGCCTTGACCCAAACCTCGATCGCTTCTATCATCGGTGCGGGATGCTGTTGCCAAAGGCCGGCCACTGCCTCGAATAAACTGGCATCGGAATTACTGGCGAGAAGTTTTTGCCAGAGGGGGAAAACATCAAACTTAGCCGTAGATTCGAGGCCGTTACCGTTGCCGTAGAGAACGCGGACCTGTACAGCGTCTTTTTTGACTTTTTTGCCGTCAAAGCCTTTATAGGTGTGTTCTTTGGCTTTTTTCTCGGCTTCCCAGAGATTTTCTAGGGCGATAGCAAGGGGTACGGAATGGTGAGCGATGACCATACCGAAACTGATAGTCGCCCGCTTTCCCATGGTAAATAGGGGACGTTTGGCGAGATTTTCGGCAGGTTTTTCGCCTTTCCATTGCCAATAGTCACCGGCGTTATTAAATTCCCCATGGGGGTCTTTTTCTCCCTTAAAACATTGCCGGATATCCCATAACCATTTGTCCCATTCCCAGAGATTAGTATAGGCGAGAACATCATCACCGCCACCATAGATTAAGCGTCCTGCATAACGCTGTTCGGTGAGGTAGGGAACGAGTTGATTAGAGAAGTCTAAAAGGGCGCGACTGAGGGCATGATGAGTAGATGGTCCGATGCGTTTATCGAGGGTGACAAAATCGCCAAAAGCTTTTTGAACTTCTTTTTCTAGGGTATCGGTTTCGGTCGGGGGATGATCGGCGTATTGATGAAGTGACTTGGGGATATAGTCTCGATAGGGTTTCATTTTTTGGCCTTTTAACCATTCCCCCATTCCGTCACCATCTCCTGCGGCGATAACATACCAATCAGCCGGGTTATTGTGGGGATAGTTTTGGTCAATTAATTGGCTTAATTGATGGCGATAATTAGCCATTTCTTCATCGGGTATCTCCAGTTCTTCTACTAACCATCCCGCATTAAGAAATCGAGGGTGATAACGTTTATATTCCGGTTCGATGTGATTGTCAATGTAAGGGATTCCCCAGGGTTGGGTAAGTGCCGTGGGAATCTTTTTACCGTCTTCTCTTAACCTACGCGAGATGGTGCGACAAACTCGATGGAAATAGTCTAGATCACCACCTGTTTTGAGATAACCGGCGACTCCCACAGTTAAATCGGGATAAGCGGCATCTAGACGCTTTTGGTCGCTATTTTTTAAGAGTTTTGGCAGGATTAGGTGTAATCCGCGTTTAACGGTTTCGGTGGCGTTGAGTTGTTCGATACCATTAAATAATCCGGCATTTCGTTGCCAATATTCTTTGCTTGCTTTTTCGCTAATCCAATCATTGTTACCATCGGGATGGACGACAGGCCCCAGTCCAGAAATGGTGGAACGGGGACCGAAAGCGGTGGGAATCTGCCAATCGCGGGCATTTTTGACGGCAGCAAGGGCAGAAAGGTTTTGCTCGAAAGCACTACTCCACCAAGAACCAACATTTGAACTAAAAGGAGGTCTTTTCCACTTCTGATGAGCTAATTCTCCGGCTTTTTGCAAAAATTCCCGCTCTTTTTCTAAAAATAGAGCTTTTTTATCGTAGAGATTATAAAGTTCGTTTTGTTTATCTCGCCAGCTTTGCGCTTTTTCTGGGTCTTCGGCTTGATTTTCGGCGATATTTTCGTTTTCTTGGTAAATTTCGCCACTGGTGAGGGTTTGGTCTTCTCTACCGATGGGAACCCCCACATAATAGGTTTGCCATTGGGCATTTAACCAACTGTCCCAGGTACGACTATTTTCTTTTAATTGAAGTTTCTCGAAAACTTGCCGACTAATTTCTTTCCATTCTTTTAATAATCTAGATTTAGCGGTTTGCATGGCCGCCGCGACTTTATCTTTGGGCAAGATGAGAATAATAACGTTGGGAAATCCGGCGGTTAGTAATTGTTGATCCCCCGGTGGGTCGATCCAGGAGCTAAAATCGGAGTATTTTTCTAATAACCATTGATCGATTAAGGGTTGTGCGTAGAGAGAGGGATAGATCAAACTATCGGGGCCGTATTGTTGGGCGAGTT
This portion of the Microcystis aeruginosa NIES-2549 genome encodes:
- a CDS encoding alpha/beta fold hydrolase — protein: MPTIDISGVSHSYELFSPRADKPVLVFIHGWLLSRHYWQPLVDILSPDYPCLVYDLRGFGDSQKITSNSPPSSYNLESYSQDVITLLNRLNLDAAWLVGHSLGGSVALWAADICPERIKGVICMNAGGGIYLKEEFERFREAGRQILQRRPPWLPSVPLIDVLFSRMMVKQTLSKKWGKQRVIDFVRADYQAALGSLLETTTISEVHLLPQIVSRLPQPVYFLAGKEDTIMEVKYVNHLASFHPLFETGGNVIELSGCGHFAMLEQTAAVAEKMMAILSR
- a CDS encoding lipopolysaccharide assembly protein LapA domain-containing protein is translated as MNTITNFLASAIVGGWIMTMAVFAIQNIQPVSLKFLQFESIKLPIGILLAFSLAMGFFIAAVIPAFLRKSKKSPRSRFSPPESGLDEFDF
- the cmr6 gene encoding type III-B CRISPR module RAMP protein Cmr6 — its product is MSHSPLPRPNRPQKPILKNPAIQQQNNHQPPKKPPSGGGGNNNPPQPSPWLNAEKEPQPDQSASFVEYLRWMRAADHDYKDATKVQILQTAQENANYTQRLDQLNQRTQLLAKDGITFQVKSTWRIRVSGHRGPESILLPAFDALGMPYIPSSTLRGVARNQAIREIMAENNLEWKEAVEKTTLYFGDINAKEKKNKTGKVIFFDAYPLPTKNGGLEVDMANNIWSWKDDSTQYSPNPNPFLSLKEPTFLIGLRLASNCGDEKILEQVKQWLKKGLQLGIGSQVNSGYGQLKQIDDTSHPDNNKNSHDSGFYRLDFELEGQLIHGYQRFTQWQWNERRNEWQMRSAPVAEVRPTAFKSMLRYWFRVLASGVLPINEVQNIETELFGGINPKKYGYLQVNILDGKVSQKEPRTNAQGKNDPCGEQQGTLVLSLSSETPKDKEEAVKKLAKHLTWFLADMGGIGQGARRPSYSRKSREHAPWFRGSTLYIDSEEDFWAIPNDLQGFKQQFQQRLRDFYGILDNISETNINTNNLRTVDQVSQNQWIDAADSNCQIFVCAGNEQRGKPHALAILHSDTLKITSKNGQREYDGNLCGKVSGGAKPSPVWIADLGDYQIVTVFGATAAPRKNFVSELKAKTISQNFAQIFPL
- the cmr4 gene encoding type III-B CRISPR module RAMP protein Cmr4 encodes the protein MNLIHFYLLSPLHTGGTTQEGNLVGIARESHTTLPYIPSSTIRGKIRSLATEETLKFKLFGNEIDQGAENLVQGDIWIGDGSILWLPVSSLSHGVVWITSPLLLRRWTRLTNTRLTIPPEYSCSFTKPNTNIYLKDAILKDNDLKDWSTWTSFIPQNSVSSGINKVLVLPDQHCTTLIQMSLWRQVKIKLDEHKSVDGGFRYEEAIPPDTLMYFPWGITSQANGTGQQSQADFKRLLADNEIIQIGGQESLGRGFVQQL
- a CDS encoding type III-B CRISPR module-associated Cmr3 family protein; translated protein: MYWYTITPLDVLLLRDAKPFSSKETAWAGSTFPPNSYTIAGALSSLLNRSKNSYFKITGPFLSFAGDTLYLPRPLGFANSDPLIPISWSDNLAISENHIFWDPLKPAPLAKANPRKNCQNRENEGQEENESKYRQYLPFEVILDYLKTGAIDPSQWLVKHEGEDKPWREEIRYHNAMQPGSKRLKDADGYFVEKAIRMLPGWSIAIGIDVNIPTPTTLRLGGEGHRVMLEKCDDLGQQWEQLKQQSRKNFQAEGKAIAYLATPGIFERRHDNNQAICRSWPWEWKLAHTVNSNQKAGHLVSVATDRAIPISCRIQSKENTSIPAPQVFAAPPGSQYYLNQPDRLFQDQPDSPEYHQRWRKLGYSELLWINYKENS
- the cas10 gene encoding type III-B CRISPR-associated protein Cas10/Cmr2; this translates as MALGYWQAKIWGLLQAPVLKALHSNSGRSGDSFWRDLEVMKLWGKHNSEESTKKILKRIKLADYITSASDRAAISSLTQFVNYDQQTGLELRHLLSGEPLALKLANTTHKKIASNRTDYLKKQETRLFNQIPARLRTGISENEAKELFWWLWRCLPQAATKLLDDENLLLMPAETRIPDGSIWSHASVTAAIAGSLAGYDLTPEDVVNKWPTGKQLSHPYLVSFSFSPVQELIKASRKMGDFWAGSWILHYLSAKVCWQLAQQYGPDSLIYPSLYAQPLIDQWLLEKYSDFSSWIDPPGDQQLLTAGFPNVIILILPKDKVAAAMQTAKSRLLKEWKEISRQVFEKLQLKENSRTWDSWLNAQWQTYYVGVPIGREDQTLTSGEIYQENENIAENQAEDPEKAQSWRDKQNELYNLYDKKALFLEKEREFLQKAGELAHQKWKRPPFSSNVGSWWSSAFEQNLSALAAVKNARDWQIPTAFGPRSTISGLGPVVHPDGNNDWISEKASKEYWQRNAGLFNGIEQLNATETVKRGLHLILPKLLKNSDQKRLDAAYPDLTVGVAGYLKTGGDLDYFHRVCRTISRRLREDGKKIPTALTQPWGIPYIDNHIEPEYKRYHPRFLNAGWLVEELEIPDEEMANYRHQLSQLIDQNYPHNNPADWYVIAAGDGDGMGEWLKGQKMKPYRDYIPKSLHQYADHPPTETDTLEKEVQKAFGDFVTLDKRIGPSTHHALSRALLDFSNQLVPYLTEQRYAGRLIYGGGDDVLAYTNLWEWDKWLWDIRQCFKGEKDPHGEFNNAGDYWQWKGEKPAENLAKRPLFTMGKRATISFGMVIAHHSVPLAIALENLWEAEKKAKEHTYKGFDGKKVKKDAVQVRVLYGNGNGLESTAKFDVFPLWQKLLASNSDASLFEAVAGLWQQHPAPMIEAIEVWVKAFSSRQENLTTDNREFPEDLSNFLKHLWLTTENDANNLKEAVDSWMKLAAFMTRKREIKIGGSLLCIGTQSLP